The DNA window GCCTCGTGCGGGTCCGCTGCGACAGGCTCGGCCAGCACGGTGCCCACCCGTCGCCCCACCGAGAGCACGAACAGCCCCGCGTCGTCTCCCCGCATCGCCAGCAGCAGCCCGATCCGCTCGACCAGCACCCGCGGTGCGCTCGCGATCGCCGACAGCGCCCCCCGCGTCGAGTGCCCGCAGAGGAACACGGTCCCGCTCGGATCGAGCGCGTAGTCGTCCACCGCCGCCACCCGCACCACGCGATCGTGTCGCCGCGACAGGACCGGCGTGCCCGCCGCGAGCCCGGCGATGGGCACGGAGCGACCGAGGGGCGCCCACCCGGCCGGCAGCTCCTGCGCGAGGAGCCGCGACCGCACCGAAAGACGAGGCCCGAGCGCCACGAGCGTCGACCGTGGTGCCGCGAAGAAGTCGAGCTCTCCCGAGAGCCCCAGGCGAGGCCCGGCGAGGCCCCCCACGTCCTCCTCGGCGCCGATCACCGCCTCCGACGCGGGCAGCCCGAGCCGCGACAGCTCGGCCACGATCGCCTCACGCCCCCCCGAGACCCCCTCCACCCGACGGATCCCTTGCGCGGCGAGCCCGGCAGCCGCCTGGAGAGAGAGCCAGCCCATGTCCGCATTCCTCATCATCGGCGCGGATCATCCATCCACCCTCGGCCCCCTCGAAGCAACCGCTACGGCGCCGGCACCGAAAGGCGCACCGCAAACAAGCCCCGGTTGCCCGAGAAGACCGCGAGCCCCTGCTCCACCCGGACATCACTGAGCTGGCGCGATCTCGGCGCCCAGAACGTCGTCACCCGACCGCTCTTCAGCTCCACCAGCCCCAGCACCGACCCGGCGTCGGTCTCGTCCGGTGGAGGCAGCGTGGCCCCCAGCACCGTGAACGATCCTTCCGCGATGTCCCTGGGGATCGTGGAGACGTAGCGGCGGAAGACGACGCCATCCCCCAGCGACCCGACGAAGGTGCAGCTCCCGGGCACGATCACCGTCCCCAGCACCCGCAGATCAGGTCCGAGGCGGACCAGCACCGTCCCCCGACCTTCCCTCGTGATGTCTTCCCAGTAGTCGAACGGGATCACCATCTCGCCGCTCGGATGCAACAGAGGACGCATCAGCCTCGGGTCCCGGACCCCGGGAACGGGGACCTCCACCTCGATGCGCTGCGCTGCGATCTTCCGCCCATCCGACCCGACATGCTGCGCGACGAACACGATCGGCAGGCCGCCCTGGTGGTTCTGGTGCGCGACGTTCACCACCCCCTCCGTGGGATGCCGGCTCAACGCCCCACGAGAGCACTGCGGCGCGCACGCCCCCTGCGACCCCAGCGAGAGCTCGTAGACCGGCTTCCCTGACTCGACATCGAAGCCGTGCACCACGCTGTGCACCTCCCCTGACGGCAGGATGGGAAGGTCGGCCAGGTGCACCACCCCGCGCCCATCCAGGACCGGATCCGATCCCCCCACCGCACGCACCCACCGCAGCTTCCCGTCGGCTCGCTTCAGCGAGGCGAGGAAGTTCATCCCCCCGTTCTGCGCAAAGACCCTTGCATCGAACCCCTCCAGCGGGCGCCCCGCTGGCTGAAACGCCCCGGAGAACCACCCCTGGGCGATCACATCCCCCTTCTCCGTGAACAGGACGTCCGCGGTGAGACCGGACAGCCCGTCCCGTGCCATCCACGTCCAGAGATGCTCCCCGCGTGGCCCCAGGAGCGTGACCGACGGGTCCGGCAGCCCACCGCACGTCCGGTTGCGCCCCCCTGCATCACGGAACGAATCGACGCAGTGCCCTGCCACCGCGACGACCCCGTCGCCCCCCACCGTGGTGCGGGTCATGATCACCCCGCCGCGCTGACCCGGCCCTTGCGTGAAGAGCTGCATCTGCCACTCGTACGGCGGCGTCACCACCGCCGGAGGGGGAGGAGGCGGCGGCGGTGCTGGCGCGGGCGACGCCATGCTGGGCGCCGGCGTCCAGGCGAAGGGGCGAGGGCCACGCTTCGCCGGAGACGAGCAACCGAGAAGAAAGAGCGCAAGAACTCCGAGAGCGCGTCCACGTGCTGCCATACGCCGTTGCTTCGTACACGAGGACGACCACGCCGCCACGGCGAGAGCATGAATCGACCCGCATTCTCTGCGCGCGAGCGCGCGTCACCTCGGCCAGCGGATCACGTCGGCCAGCGGATCACGTCGGCCAGCGGAAACGCGCGTCCTTCTGGTAGTCGTCGCGCCGTCGCTCCAGGACGACACGCAGGTGCTCGGGCGCATCGGCGCCGATCAGCACCCGCAGTGGCCCGTCTTTCCGATCCACGTGGGCCAGCAGCGCCTGCGCCGCCACCTCCGTCCCCGCGCTCGTGTCGGCCCCTTTCGCCTCCATGTCCCACGGGACCTTCGCGCTTCCGAGCACCGACTCGCGCAGCGCGTCGTAGGCAGGCAGCGGCTCCGCGAAGCGCATGCTCCCCCAGGCCCAGTCGGTCGCGAACCCGCCCAGCTCCGCGATCGTCACCCGGATCCCGAACGACGCCACCTCCGCCGCAAGCGCCTCGCTGAATCCCTCCAGCGCCCACTTGCTCGCGTTGTACAGCCCCATCGTCGGCATCGTCCCCACCCCGCCCACGGACGAGATCTGCACGATGTGCCCTGCCCCGCGCGCCCGGAGATGCGGCAGCACCGCTTGCGTCACCCACAGCGCCCCGAAGAAGTTCGTCTCCATCATCGCCCGCGCCTCGGCCTCCCCCGCCTCCTCGATGGCGGCGACCAGCCCGCAGCCCGCGTTGTTGACCACCACGTCCAGCTTCCCGAACGCCACGATCGCGCGTTGCACCATCTCGAAGACCGTCTCGCGCTCCGTCACGTCGAGCTGCAAGACCTGCAGCCGCTCCCCGTGAGCCTCCTGCAGATCGCTCAGCGCCTCCGCCTTGCGCACCGTGGCGACCACCTCGTCCCCGGCCTCCAGCGCCGCCACCGTGAAGGCCCGCCCCAGCCCCCGCCCCGCCCCTGTGATGAACCACGTGCGACGTGAAAGAGAGGTCGCCATGCCCATTCCTTCCGCTCCCTCGCCCACCAGGCGTTGTAAACGAGACGTACCGTCTCGCCACAGAACCCTGACGAGAAGCTGGGTTCGTGTCAACGTGAGACGTCGCGTCTCGTTGACCACCCGACCGACCACCTTCCCCCGAGGGCCTTCCCGTGCCGCTCCGAAAACTCCCTGACGAAGCCCGGCGAAGCGAACGCGCCCGGCGGGCCATCCTCACCGCTGCCCGCGATCTCACCCTCGACCAGGGCTACGCCCGCCTGACCATCGAGGGCATCGCTGCGGCCGCGGGCGTCGGCAAGCAGACCATCTACCGCTGGTGGCCTTCCAAGGGCGCCATCGTCTTCGACGCCTTCCTCGCCCTCTCCCAGGACGCCGCCGGCAACCTCGAACTCCCCGACACGGGTGACATCGAGGCCGACCTCCGCACCGTGCTCCGCGAGACCATCCTCGAACTGCTCGACCCTCGCCACGACGCCGCCTTCCGCGCCCTCGCGAGCGAGATCCAGACCGACCGCAAGCTCGCCGACAACCTCGTGCAGGCCCTGCTCGGCCCCCAGATGGAAGCCACCAAGCGCCGCCTCCAGAGCGCCCAGCGCGCAGGCCAGCTCGCCCGCAGCCTCGACCTCCAGCTCGCGACCGAGCTGTTCTACGGCCCCATCTTCCACCGCTGGCTGCTGCGTACGGCCCCCCTCGATCCCACGCTCGCCGACGCGCTCGTCCCCCTCGTCTTGCGCGCCCTTCGTCCAAAGTCGGCGAAATCACCTCCCGACCCCCGCGAGCGCGACGGTACACGGTGACCCGCACGCGCCGCACAGCCAGCATCACGAACTGCCATTCCCACAGGCCACCGCACGGTTCATCGAGTACCCTCCTGCGCATGGGCCACCCTGCAGAACGCCGCCCTCGGTTCGCCACGCCTGCCGATCTCGAGGCCGCACCAGCGCAGAACCTCACCGAGTTCATCGCGGGAACACGCCACCCCTTCCCTCGACACACCCCGGCGCAGGCGCACACCGCGTCGCGCCTCGGCCGGCGGCTGGGGCCGTTCGACGACGATCCGGGCGGTCCCGGCGGCTGGGTCCTCCTCGACACGCCCGAGCTTCACCTCGGCCAGAGCGTGCTCGTCCCCGACCTCGCCGGATGGCGCATCGCGCGGATGCCGCGCTTGCCGAGAAAGGCGCACTTCACCCTCGCCCCCGACTGGATCGCCGAAGTCCTCTCCCCCTCCACCACCGCCCACGATCGCGCCGCGAAGATGCCAGTGTACGCCGCGGCCGGCGTCCCCTGGGTGTGGCTGATCGATCCGCTGCTCCGGTTTCTCGAGGTGCATCACCTCGGCCCTGACGATCGCTGGACCGTCGCGCAGGTCTACCGAGGAGAAGGCCGCGTGCGGGCCTTTCCCTTCGACGCCATCGAGCTCGGCCTGGCGTCCCTCTGGCCCTCGTTCGAAGACGAGCCCCCCGACACGACCCGCTGAGCCAGCCCTCTTCACGGACCCAGCCCCCTGCGTGAGTACAGCCCTCCTCGCCTGAGGCCTCCAGGCATCACTCACGCTGCCAGCCTCGACCGCAAATCCCGGCTCCACGCCGCCGACGAGCGTGTGGCCTCGGGGTTGCAATGCCCGTCCTCGGCACATGGGAGGACTCTCGATACGCACCGGACCTCCCGAGCAGGCGCCAGGGCAGCTTCCCGTCTGCACCTTCGCCGGGAGAGAGATGAAGCCGATGAGGTCCGAAGGAGTGCTCGCACGCCAGGTCGTCGCCAGCGCCTTCCGAACGACGGTCCGACGCCCCGTGGACGCGGACAGCGACGAGACGTGGTCCCAGCGCCCTGGCGCCATGGTCGACGGCAAGTACCGCCTCATCAAACCGCAACGCCATGAAGGCGTGACCGAGGTCTGGCTCGCCGCCCACGAGCGGCTGCGCCTGGATTTCGTCGTCAAGTTCATCCACGAAGCGCTGCTCCCCACCGCAGAGCGACGTCAGGCCGCCCTCGAACGCTTCCGCTTCGAGGCGCAGGTCTCGGCGCGCCTCGGCGCCCGCACACGCCACATCGTCGCCGTGCACGACGCCGGCACCCACGACGGCGTCCCCTACTACGTGATGGAGCACCTGCCTGGCAGCTTGCTCTCCGACCAGATCGCCCAGCACGGCCCCCTCACGCCCGCGCGCCTCGCCGACCTGCTCGACCAGACCGCCCAGGCGCTGGAGGCCGCGCACGCCATGAGCATCCTCCACCGCGACCTCAAGCCCCAGAACCTCCTCATCTCCGGCGACCCCGAGGAGCCCTTCGTGCGCGTGGGTGGCTTCGGCCTGGCCAAGGCGCTCGATGCCGACCTCGGCCTCGATACGCCAAAGAAGACCCAGCGCGGCGACGTCCTCGGCTCCCTCCCGTACATGAGCCCGGAGCAGATCCACGGCACCGAGACCCTCGACGCACGCACCGATCTCTGGTCGCTCGCCGTGATCGCCTACGAGGCCCTCACCGGCAAGATTCCCTTCGAAGGCGACAGCGACACCAAGCTCGTCACCGCCATCGGCACGCGCCCCCTCGTCCCGCCTTCACGCCTCCGGCCCGACCTCCCGCGCGCCCTCGACACCTGGTTCGCCCAGGCGCTCGCGAAGAAGCGCGACGAGCGCTTCACCTCGGCCACCGAGCTCTCACGCACGTTCCGGGAGGCGATGAACCAGCCTGACCCGCCCGTCGTCGAGCCCTCCCGCCGCGAGGCCGTGAAGGCCGGCATGGTGGGCGTCGTGCTCGGCGTGGCCTGCGCGCTGAGCCTGACGGCGGCGCTGCTCTGGACCTTCGGGGAAGACGACGTCGACGAAGCGCGCGCCGCACCGAGCACGACCTTCGTCGCGCCACCTCCGGCTGCCACCGAGCTGGCCCCCGAGGCAGCCGAGGCCGGGACGGCCGCCCCTGCGGCAGAGCGTGGAAGCGCAGCGGCGCCGGGCAGGACGCCCGCGCGAAGCGACGCCACGAAGGCCCCGGCGAGCGCCCGCGCCGGCCACGACACGCCCCCCGTCGACACCACGCTCCCAGGCGCGACCAGCAGCCTCGGGACGCTCCCTTCCGCCGCGCCGCTGCCCCTGGAGTCCTCCGGCAACGCGACGACCTCCGCCCCTCCCCAGGAGGACACGCCACGCCCCCGGAAGCCCGATCCGAGCGCCATCCAGTGAGCCCCTGGCCGGACCCGCTCCACGATGTGCGGCCTTCCTGTCAGCCCAGCGCAGATGAGCTAGCCTCATGCCGATGGGTCGATCCGCCGAGAAACGCCTTCCTTCTGCCACCTACGCAGATCTCGAAGCTGTCCCGGCTCATCTGCGCGCGGAGCTGATCCGGGGCGTACTGCACACCTTCCCGCGTCCCGCCTATGCGCACACCCGAGCGGCTTCGCGCCTCGGCGCGGTGGTCGTGAATCCCTTCGACATGGGGATCGGCGGCCCAGGCGGCTGGGTCATCCTCGATGAACCCGAGGTTCACCTCGGGGAAGACGTCCTCGTCCCCGATCTCGCCGGCTGGAAGCTCGACCGCATCCCTCGTCGCCCGCGAGAGCAGGCCTTCTTCACGGTGCCGCCCGACTGGGTCTGCGAGGTCCTCTCTCCCTCGACGGCGACCTACGACCGCTTCGACAAGATGCCGGTCTACGCCGCAGCAGGCGTCCCCTGGGCATGGCTCCTGGATCCGCTGACGCGGAGCCTGGAGGTCTTCCTGCTAGACCCGCGAGGCCGGTGGGTCGTCGAGCGCATGATCCGCGGCGACGCGTCGGTTCGCGTTCCCCCGTTCGACGCCATCGAGCTGAATCTCTCCTCGTTGTGGCCTGAAGCCGAGGACGAGGACGCCAGGGAGTAACGTCCCATCAGCTTCGCGTGAGTCCTGACGCCTCGCCATGGCGCCAGGCCTCTCTTCGCCTTCGCCCTCCGTGCCAGGCCCACTTCGCATTCGGCCCGACCGGACGAGAGGGGCCCCGAACGGGTGCTCGACGGCGGCGCTCATGGCGCGCCAGACGTCACCCGAACGGGGCGAGGAACGAGGTTCTACAGGAGGGATGGCGTCACGGCGGCGCGCGCACGGCCTTGCCGCCGACGACGGGCGACGAGCAGGCCGAGCGCGAGCGTCGCGATCGGGAAGCCGCCGGTCGACGAGCCGTGCGTACGGCACCCGCAACCGCCGTCGTCCGAAGGCGCCTCACCGCTGCCTCCAGCGCCAGACGTGTCACCTCCCACGCCGGTGCTCGTCGCACCTCCCACGCCGGTGCTCGTGGCGCCTCCCACGCCGGTGCTCGTCGACGAGGACGTGCCAGCGCCGCCCCCGCCGGAGCCGGTGGGCAAGACGATCTGGCACGTGCCATCGACACAGATGCCCCCGGTGCAGGGCGTGTTGTCGGGCAGCGCGGGGTTCGTGCAGCCTCCCGCGCTGGCATCGCAGACGCCTGGCGCGTGGCATTCATCGAGGGCCGCGCAGACGACCGCCGTCCCGCCGCACGCCCCTTGGCTGCAGCGATCGGTGCTCGTGCAAGGATCGCCGTCGTCGCAGACCGTGCCTTCGGGCAGTGGGGCGATCCCCACGCATTGCCCTGTACCCGGGTTGCAGATGCCGGCGCTGTGGCACACGCCCGGCGCAGGGCAGAGCACCGGGTTTGCGCCCACGCAGGCGCCCCCCTGGCAGGAATCCGATTGCGTGCACGCATTGCCGTCATCGCAGGACGTCCCGTTGGGCTTCGCGGGATTCACGCACATGCCCGTCGCCGGGTTGCACACACCCTGGTCGTGGCAGGCGTCGAGGGTCGGACAGATCACCTCATTCACGCCGACGCAGACACCCGAGAGGCAGGTGTCGAGCTGCGTGCAGGCGTTGCCATCATCGCACGCGGCGCCGTCCGGCTTCTCGGTGACCGGACAGATCCCCGTCGCGACATCACACGCAGCCACCACGTGGCACGAGTCCACCATGGGGCAGATCACGGGATTCTGGCCCGTGCAGGTGCCACCCTGGCACGTATCCGACTGCGTACATGCGCTGCCATCGTCACAGGGCGAGCCGTTCGGCTTGATGGGCGCCGAGCACTGACCCGTGACCGGGTTGCAGGTGCCGGGCTCGTGGCATGCGTCCTGCGCGACGCAGACGACGGGATCGGCCCCGAAGCACACGCCGGCCTGGCAGGTGTCCGTCTGCGTGCACCCATTGCCATCATTGCAAGCGACACCGGTGAGCGGAGTGCATACGCCGTCGGCCGTGGCGCCAAGGGCAGCGCTGCACGCCTGACAGTCGGCGGCCGAGTTTCCGCAGGGGGCATTGCAGCAGACCCCATCGACGCAGAAGCCGCTCGCGCAGTCCGAGGCCGCCGAGCAGGAGGCTCCAGCCACGAGAGACGACGTGATCATGCGCGCGTGCATCCGGTGGGCCCCGATCGGGATGAGCGGTTCGGCACGGGACGCCGCCATCAACAGCCGGCCTGCACCATCGCTGGCGAGCGCCGGCGGTCCGTGATTTTTCACGCTGGGTGCGGAGACGGCGAAGCCAGTCGAGGGGAACACGTTGCCCGTTCGGTTGACCCATGCCCCGTAGATCTCGGCATTGAGGCTGTTGCGCTCGTCGCGCCAGGCCACGAAGCAGTCCGTGCCGTCGAACGCAACGGCGGGACTGCTCTGGATGTTGACGGCCGCGGAGATGGGGAACCCACCACTGGAATCCAGAAGCGTCCCTGCGCTGGTGACGCGGGACCCCAGGATGTTGTCGTAGCTGCGATACACCACCAGGAAGTTGAACCCATCGAAGGCGGCTGCGGGCATGGTTCCGGCCGTCGAGATCGTGAAAACGGAACCGACTGGCGTCCCCGCCCCGCTCACACGCACGCCGGCGATCGCCGACCCGCTGGTCGTCCACACGACGAGAGCCACGCTCCCGTCGTACACGACCCCTGGACTCATGAGGGCTGCGCCGGTCGACGCAAGCACGATCCCGGCAGGATTCTGCACGCTCCCGGAGGGTGTCACCCGCGTGCTGATGATGCGCACGGGGTTGTTCCGTTGATCGATCCACGCCACGAGATACGCCGCGTCACCGTAAACGAGATTCGGTGTCGTCTGCTTCTCCACCGTCCCCGAGACCATGAGCCCCGCAGGGTCGAGCACCGTGCCATCGGCGTCGACGCGGGTCCCCATGATGTCGGCGTCCGCGCTGCCGGCGCGCTCGTCCTGCCAGACAACGAAGAACGATGACCCATCCGAGGCGATCTTGGGACGCGCCTGGTTCCCTGGCGCGGTCGACACAGCGATCCCCGAACCGTCGAGCACCGCCCCCAGCGCGCTCACCCGGACACCATAGATGTCCGACATCGACCCAGATCGCTTGTCTTCCCATACGACCAGATAGTGGGTCCCGTTCCACCCGACGGCGGCATTCGACTGGTCGTTGGCCGCCGTGGAGATGGGAAACGCTGCATCGACCACGGCGCCAGCACCCGAGAAGCGCGCGCCCCAGATGTCCCAGGTCGCGTCGGCGGCTCTGGCCTCCCAGCCGATGAGACACTCGGACACCGAGCAGGCCATCGTCGGCGCCGAGTTCGGTATCGTCGGATTCGAGAGGGGCACCGCCTGGGCGTCGAGCAGCGCCCCACCCGCCGAGATCCGAGCGCCGCGGATCTGCGAATTGCTCTGGCTGGCATCCTTCCACACGACGACGTAGTTGGTACCGTCGAACCCGGCGGCGGGCCTCGATTGAGCCCCCGGGGCCGAGACGATCTCGATGCCACCGGGATGCAGGTTCGTCCCCGAGGAATCCACGCGCGTGGCATAGATGTCCGGATCGCCCCACTTGCTGTCGTTCCACACGATCAAGCAGTTGATGCCGTCACAGGCGACGGAGGACTCGCTCTGATTGTTGGCGCCTCCGCTCAACAGGGCGCCGCCACTGGGGATCAGCCCGCCGGATGCGCCGACGCGCCCAGCGAAAATGTCATAATTGAAGCCATTCCGC is part of the Chondromyces crocatus genome and encodes:
- a CDS encoding SDR family NAD(P)-dependent oxidoreductase; translated protein: MATSLSRRTWFITGAGRGLGRAFTVAALEAGDEVVATVRKAEALSDLQEAHGERLQVLQLDVTERETVFEMVQRAIVAFGKLDVVVNNAGCGLVAAIEEAGEAEARAMMETNFFGALWVTQAVLPHLRARGAGHIVQISSVGGVGTMPTMGLYNASKWALEGFSEALAAEVASFGIRVTIAELGGFATDWAWGSMRFAEPLPAYDALRESVLGSAKVPWDMEAKGADTSAGTEVAAQALLAHVDRKDGPLRVLIGADAPEHLRVVLERRRDDYQKDARFRWPT
- a CDS encoding Uma2 family endonuclease — translated: MGHPAERRPRFATPADLEAAPAQNLTEFIAGTRHPFPRHTPAQAHTASRLGRRLGPFDDDPGGPGGWVLLDTPELHLGQSVLVPDLAGWRIARMPRLPRKAHFTLAPDWIAEVLSPSTTAHDRAAKMPVYAAAGVPWVWLIDPLLRFLEVHHLGPDDRWTVAQVYRGEGRVRAFPFDAIELGLASLWPSFEDEPPDTTR
- a CDS encoding serine/threonine-protein kinase, which codes for MRSEGVLARQVVASAFRTTVRRPVDADSDETWSQRPGAMVDGKYRLIKPQRHEGVTEVWLAAHERLRLDFVVKFIHEALLPTAERRQAALERFRFEAQVSARLGARTRHIVAVHDAGTHDGVPYYVMEHLPGSLLSDQIAQHGPLTPARLADLLDQTAQALEAAHAMSILHRDLKPQNLLISGDPEEPFVRVGGFGLAKALDADLGLDTPKKTQRGDVLGSLPYMSPEQIHGTETLDARTDLWSLAVIAYEALTGKIPFEGDSDTKLVTAIGTRPLVPPSRLRPDLPRALDTWFAQALAKKRDERFTSATELSRTFREAMNQPDPPVVEPSRREAVKAGMVGVVLGVACALSLTAALLWTFGEDDVDEARAAPSTTFVAPPPAATELAPEAAEAGTAAPAAERGSAAAPGRTPARSDATKAPASARAGHDTPPVDTTLPGATSSLGTLPSAAPLPLESSGNATTSAPPQEDTPRPRKPDPSAIQ
- a CDS encoding Uma2 family endonuclease, with the translated sequence MGRSAEKRLPSATYADLEAVPAHLRAELIRGVLHTFPRPAYAHTRAASRLGAVVVNPFDMGIGGPGGWVILDEPEVHLGEDVLVPDLAGWKLDRIPRRPREQAFFTVPPDWVCEVLSPSTATYDRFDKMPVYAAAGVPWAWLLDPLTRSLEVFLLDPRGRWVVERMIRGDASVRVPPFDAIELNLSSLWPEAEDEDARE
- a CDS encoding MYXO-CTERM sorting domain-containing protein, whose translation is MVLAVACSGSDPTASESSALPAPSEAPNQLTPSGNSPSFDLGAVMRQVHFAFRPDDTRPGWSGGHGAYRVHAATSGFTVTPLQTDSKSGAPVTFETHAIGRASEPSAVVPGVGRVEADGHLALERGWVVEHLRNGEEGVEQSFSFQERPRGRGDLVVRVRVSGQVYSGESPTGHHFVDPATGIGLRYGRAQWIDGRGETSLLPVRYADGELTIAVPEVLVEGSAYPAVLDPTISSEFGMDELIVTALAEKDQLAPDVVFDGTNYFVVWFDYRALDLTDSGWRIYATRVSPAGVVLDPGGIAVGTQLSSVTQLAVGFDGTDYLVVWSVRDSVSGSWRKQLRNVRVSRDGTVLGSQNGQTFFNETSSSDQTPLSNIQVAFNGTNYLVVWNDGTSSWGQRVSSSGGALNNRLRIGTTSATSRNPSVAFNGTDFVVAWEDLRNGFNYDIFAGRVGASGGLIPSGGALLSGGANNQSESSVACDGINCLIVWNDSKWGDPDIYATRVDSSGTNLHPGGIEIVSAPGAQSRPAAGFDGTNYVVVWKDASQSNSQIRGARISAGGALLDAQAVPLSNPTIPNSAPTMACSVSECLIGWEARAADATWDIWGARFSGAGAVVDAAFPISTAANDQSNAAVGWNGTHYLVVWEDKRSGSMSDIYGVRVSALGAVLDGSGIAVSTAPGNQARPKIASDGSSFFVVWQDERAGSADADIMGTRVDADGTVLDPAGLMVSGTVEKQTTPNLVYGDAAYLVAWIDQRNNPVRIISTRVTPSGSVQNPAGIVLASTGAALMSPGVVYDGSVALVVWTTSGSAIAGVRVSGAGTPVGSVFTISTAGTMPAAAFDGFNFLVVYRSYDNILGSRVTSAGTLLDSSGGFPISAAVNIQSSPAVAFDGTDCFVAWRDERNSLNAEIYGAWVNRTGNVFPSTGFAVSAPSVKNHGPPALASDGAGRLLMAASRAEPLIPIGAHRMHARMITSSLVAGASCSAASDCASGFCVDGVCCNAPCGNSAADCQACSAALGATADGVCTPLTGVACNDGNGCTQTDTCQAGVCFGADPVVCVAQDACHEPGTCNPVTGQCSAPIKPNGSPCDDGSACTQSDTCQGGTCTGQNPVICPMVDSCHVVAACDVATGICPVTEKPDGAACDDGNACTQLDTCLSGVCVGVNEVICPTLDACHDQGVCNPATGMCVNPAKPNGTSCDDGNACTQSDSCQGGACVGANPVLCPAPGVCHSAGICNPGTGQCVGIAPLPEGTVCDDGDPCTSTDRCSQGACGGTAVVCAALDECHAPGVCDASAGGCTNPALPDNTPCTGGICVDGTCQIVLPTGSGGGGAGTSSSTSTGVGGATSTGVGGATSTGVGGDTSGAGGSGEAPSDDGGCGCRTHGSSTGGFPIATLALGLLVARRRRQGRARAAVTPSLL
- a CDS encoding TetR/AcrR family transcriptional regulator, whose product is MPLRKLPDEARRSERARRAILTAARDLTLDQGYARLTIEGIAAAAGVGKQTIYRWWPSKGAIVFDAFLALSQDAAGNLELPDTGDIEADLRTVLRETILELLDPRHDAAFRALASEIQTDRKLADNLVQALLGPQMEATKRRLQSAQRAGQLARSLDLQLATELFYGPIFHRWLLRTAPLDPTLADALVPLVLRALRPKSAKSPPDPRERDGTR